From the genome of Stigmatopora nigra isolate UIUO_SnigA chromosome 2, RoL_Snig_1.1, whole genome shotgun sequence:
tattttacctcacaggttcgCAGAGAGCGGCCCTGTGTTGCGAGTGTTAAGCGTGTCGGCCTCGCAACTCTGGCTTCCTGGATTCAAGTCCAGGccggtccacctttgtggaatttacatgttctccccgggcctgtgtgagtttcctccgggtactccggtttccttccacattccaaaaacatgcatggtaggctgattggacactctaaattgcccctaagtatgagtgtgcatgattgtccgtcaccttgtgccctgcgatcggctgttcgtcgattcaaggtgtctcccacctctgacagctgggattggctccagcactcctGCGACCCTACCGagtataaagcagttcagaaaattagatgagatgaggttaGCAGAGTTAGTCATGtgcactcatccaaagagccacatattgctcccgagccataggatTCCAACCCCTGTCATAAACCATGGCAAattgataattacattttttcccacacactttatttattgtttgtattttacaAATTGCTGGTGGTTAATTTGGGCTGAGATCATGCCAGGATGTTCACTGAAAATgtgctcttttaaaaaaaaattatccgTATAATTGCGGGTGATGATATGAACTCAGCCGGTGAGTTACATTTTTTATGCCCAGTGACGTCGGTTTTAAGCGACAATACGTTAGAAAACTACATTTCCCAAACAATTGTGAGAGGATTTAGACTTATTTGATCTCTGGAGCATTTATTTCTACATGCAGCTTTTCATTTCTTACGCTAACCGCTGTGCGATTTCTGATTGTCTTTAAACACAACTGGAATCGCTGAAATCAATACCGATCTGATTGGCTAATTAAAAGCACGCGCTCGCCTTGCCACTCATTCGAGCTAGAGTATATAAcctagaaaaaataaatttcgAATACTAGCTTTTTTTAACTGCTCGTGTGAATTTAATGACAAAACCGGTGCTTACGATCTAAGGTTACAAGTAGAGCTTATACGAGACCAATGTTTGACATGTGGTGCTGTCACCCAGTTCAAACTTTGCTAAGCTATTCCCCACGAGATGACTCCTCAAACTTTGATTTTGCCCTAATGATAAATAACTACTTTTATGATCAAACACATGATATTCTTACCTTGCTGGATTGGTGAAATAAAGCAATACGTCAAGTTGCGTTTGGTCGTGTAGGTTAGAGAGGTAGGTCACGTTATTGGACCGTCCCTCTCTCCTAGAGGCTGTGGTGCATTCGCGTACACTTAGTAAATTAGCACTTCACAGGCAGGCGCTGATTTCGTTTTCAAGCATTTCATCCTTCCTAATTGGTCGCCGCACTGGTTCAAAGCAACTGGACATTTCTAACGTTCTAATTCCGCCGAATGCAGTCATGTGTATTTGGTTGTTTAAATACTGCAGGGTGACAATATATCGCTTATGAGATGAATTAGCACCTACGGATAGTGCAGTATTACAGCGCTGTGTACTAGCACCCACCGTCATTACTGGAGATGCGCCTGTAGAAATGTCATAACATTAGCCAAAAAACTGAATCACGATCTGTCAAGGTTATCTTGCAAAAAGACAGTTCTTTACTTACCTTCTCTTCTTAGCCAGCCATTGATTTTTGCTCACTTTGAACGGTGGATCTTTTGCCGAAACACCAACCTCCAGATAAATGAGTGCAGTTTTTTTCGCAGTAGCTGCCACTCTGTATACCCCTCAAATTGATGACGCATAGCTCTTCCATAATCTTCTCACATCAGTTACTATACTAAGCTATTACCATAGAAAAAGAAACCCTGCACATCTTCACCTTAATTATAAGCTTAATGCAACAATCAAATCGTCCAATCTCTTGCTTTGTACAATTTTACTACAAATGTCATCATCTTGCTTTTTACAACAAAAACGGAAAAGACAGTATAGGTTTACCGCCCTTGCCCACGTACAACAATCCACCACGCTGCACAAAGCTTCCCCGATTCATCATGTCATACATTAGAATATTTTACACGTCAACAACTAAATTAACTTCCAATGGGATTAAACCGCTTTTTTAGTGACTCATACCATGAAGATGAAAAAAGATTGCAAGGAAGTCTAAATTGAAAACCATGAACGGCACATTCGGTCCCCTTTTAGGTTGTTGCTCAGTTCGTTTTATGCATTTCCCTCAGTTCAGTTGCCTGACGATGGCATTAATTTCTGTGCCACGAAATCCAGGTTCTCCTATTTCCTTTAGCAGTCCGGCCTTGTCTTTGGCAGCATGACGCGCTACTGAGAGTTTGAAAGGCATCAGGAACATGTTGGCTTGCCGAAAGGCCTTGCCAACAGAGTAAATTTCATGAATCAAGTCCTCCAAACAGATAATTCCATGTTTACCTGAGAATCAGAGGACAAGTTGATATATTTAACAGCCCATATCACCAcagaatttacatttttaaaatgtgtattagTGAAGAAATTCCTCGTCGGTCTGTGAGGAGTTATAGCTTCACAGGCAAAGCTATGGCTAGGCTAATGTGTGAAAGTATTTCGTCATTTTTGTTCTTCAATTACCTATGTCATGTATTTTCTTGCGTATCAGCCAAATttgtaacccaaaaaaaaatgaatgcattttttttttgttttccccatGATTGGAAAATTAGCAAATTTTGTTTATTTGAGGCTATCGTTCGCATGATGGTAATTTATTTTCAGTGTTGACTTTCCTTAAAGGTTTGAAGAGAACTTACCCATATGTGCCTCAATGAAGTTGTTATCTGTTAAAGCAACAGCATTTTTATCCACTTTGGCTTGtcctctttttaaaatgagCTCACGCACAGACTTCAAGTTTGGATACCTATTTGGAAAATAGGCCTTTTGTTAATGATGAGAAACAACTAACCATGAATTGCAGGGTTTGAACACTTACCCCCAAGCCACATAAGGCTCAACCATTTTTAACATGTTGAGGGAGTTGTTGCTGATCCGGACAAAAGTTCCACTAAAGATTTTTCTCAGTCTCAACATCTGGATGATATTCCTCACTTGGGGACTGACACCTTTAatactaaaaagaaaatatgaatggtTACTAACATttgagatatatttttttaacattgctgACTGTGTAATGCATGCCATATTTTTAATCAACAATTATCAGATCAATAGTGTATACTCACACTCTTATGCGAACAGCTAATGCTAATTTGTATTCTGCAGGACGCTCCATCACACACGACGGCCTTTGCCCAAGCCGGCGTATCCGAGTATCATCCCGGTGTTTAATGTGGCTGTCCTTTAAAAACTCTTCCAAACGCTTGAATTTTAGCGGTGTACCTTGGCAGAccttgaaaaaatataaaaatccaaCATTAGTCGATAAATATGATGACATTGTGACCAACACTAATGTGTATATACTAAATATACCATATCTTCTCGGatacaggttaaaaaaaaatgcattaccaGTCAGTGGTTTATAACGATAGTTAGTTACCACCTTTTAACTTATAGTATGTTTAccaccaaaaacaacatattac
Proteins encoded in this window:
- the rpl7l1 gene encoding 60S ribosomal protein L7-like 1, translating into MPDKLSNMAEPESEKVIKLVPEILLKKRKKYQAIKATQAKLALLQKRKVCQGTPLKFKRLEEFLKDSHIKHRDDTRIRRLGQRPSCVMERPAEYKLALAVRIRVIKGVSPQVRNIIQMLRLRKIFSGTFVRISNNSLNMLKMVEPYVAWGYPNLKSVRELILKRGQAKVDKNAVALTDNNFIEAHMGKHGIICLEDLIHEIYSVGKAFRQANMFLMPFKLSVARHAAKDKAGLLKEIGEPGFRGTEINAIVRQLN